A window of the Elusimicrobiota bacterium genome harbors these coding sequences:
- a CDS encoding LysM peptidoglycan-binding domain-containing protein, with protein MSKDDSIRTKRAGQARGGAKAGRSDGGGMPETGVWSFLLGLCLSLFAGRASAQELQNIVVRPGDTLWSLSQTYLKDPTRWNELLKYNKLPSSDPSIALPGMALRVPTVLIKEQYRAAKLINYINEVLLRPNGSADWKAVEAKMELFKNDTLRTTVNARADVRFYTGEILNLYPNSIAVLRPPNKQADVELLSGEMRGMRSRVVTTSARIIPKTKNTEFGAKIKDDLTTLVQVYTGRASVESQGKTVEVPAGFASEVKLDMPPSQPIKLPPPPEFEQGGTPTLAGAGNGPQIKLEGGLISFKMGRTEKTGTQTQQGDKNPDFIPGVPKVADPNYRAIKNEDLVKMISVASPVQAYHIQIAVDQSFTKIVLDRQYDALDTIDLNKQLPPGVYWMRVSYVDLLGFEGKFNAPRQITLGQAGTR; from the coding sequence ATGTCTAAAGACGATAGCATACGAACCAAAAGAGCGGGACAAGCACGTGGTGGGGCCAAAGCCGGGCGTTCAGACGGCGGGGGTATGCCGGAGACAGGCGTGTGGTCTTTCCTGCTGGGGCTTTGCCTTTCCCTTTTTGCCGGCAGGGCATCGGCCCAGGAGCTGCAGAATATTGTGGTGCGCCCCGGCGATACGCTTTGGAGCCTTTCACAAACTTACCTGAAAGACCCGACCAGGTGGAATGAACTGCTCAAATATAACAAACTGCCTTCCTCCGACCCCTCAATCGCGCTGCCGGGCATGGCTCTCAGGGTGCCGACAGTCCTTATAAAGGAGCAGTATCGGGCGGCCAAGCTTATCAATTACATCAACGAGGTCCTTCTCAGGCCCAACGGCTCCGCCGATTGGAAGGCTGTGGAAGCTAAGATGGAACTTTTTAAAAACGACACTCTGCGCACCACCGTGAACGCCAGGGCCGATGTCAGATTTTACACCGGCGAAATCCTTAACCTGTATCCCAATTCCATAGCGGTTCTGCGTCCGCCCAATAAACAGGCGGATGTCGAGCTGCTGAGCGGGGAAATGCGCGGGATGCGTTCTAGGGTCGTAACTACTTCCGCGAGAATAATCCCCAAAACTAAAAATACCGAATTCGGCGCCAAAATAAAAGATGATCTGACCACGCTTGTGCAGGTTTATACCGGCCGCGCCTCCGTAGAATCTCAAGGCAAGACGGTGGAAGTGCCGGCGGGTTTCGCCTCCGAGGTTAAACTTGATATGCCGCCATCACAGCCGATAAAGCTTCCTCCGCCGCCGGAATTTGAACAGGGCGGAACCCCCACCCTGGCTGGCGCGGGAAATGGGCCGCAGATAAAATTGGAAGGCGGGCTCATTTCCTTTAAAATGGGGCGGACGGAAAAAACAGGAACGCAGACGCAGCAGGGAGATAAAAACCCCGATTTTATACCAGGCGTGCCCAAGGTGGCTGACCCGAACTACAGGGCTATAAAAAACGAAGATCTGGTAAAGATGATCTCAGTGGCCAGCCCGGTGCAGGCCTACCATATACAGATAGCCGTCGATCAGAGTTTCACAAAGATCGTGTTGGACCGGCAATATGACGCGTTAGACACCATAGACCTTAATAAACAGCTGCCGCCGGGAGTTTACTGGATGAGGGTTTCTTATGTTGACCTGCTTGGCTTTGAAGGGAAATTTAACGCTCCGCGGCAGATAACACTGGGGCAGGCGGGTACCCGGTAA
- a CDS encoding ATP-binding protein — translation MKIRIFHKFVAVMLAISVIPLSLLGWRLINMGQLGVQTAILELHLNIAERIASGFRSRISSTDSELRFVLDALAQMDWENKQTLMASFLQTDRDMLEVSVLSPEGQEVLKAISPFVKGGGTLVSHGSEPGFKELRKTGRRVINFSLAGGSKKLILYYPFGKQMALRAELDMAGFMNSLDLRKLGSGGFPVILNSEGRAIAYPGDIDPEEVREAGLWQISKTALTSLSSGSSEFKDSRGKKFLGAYAPIPEIGGAVIVRQPQEVAFRYASFMREQALYWVIVFVLLAVAAAWLMSRNLSRPITKLTEVAAGVAAGDFSRTVTVTTADELRDLAETFNNMVRRLKTYSDMQVDRIIREQKNTEAVLFSTEDGIVMIDKERNVQLVNRRARSVLGLSADGQFEGKALLQLISDAKIKELIAEVLESKKEDFSSVFEVDLQHSRRFFKCFVRPITAPGKAEELGTLVAFSDITLDRELARIKDEFLHSITHDLRNPMGAIKGFIEFMLKEIPGPVNESQRKMLVSMDKAAFRLLGMINNILDIAKMEAGKMEPKLTPVNLNEVGQRVIELMESLGQRKNIKFILEAKKTVTLTADSVLMERMFTNLIGNAIKFSPENGSITLGLEDGDGQITAFVQDTGDGIPLEYLDKIFEKFEQVKGQKAGGTGLGLTICKYISAAHQGRIWVESEPGKGAKFIFTVPKNLTSDDNGKVSVRTEAG, via the coding sequence GTGAAGATAAGGATTTTTCATAAGTTCGTGGCGGTAATGCTTGCCATTTCCGTCATTCCTCTTTCGTTGCTTGGCTGGCGGCTCATAAACATGGGCCAGCTTGGCGTGCAGACCGCTATCCTTGAATTGCACCTGAACATCGCCGAAAGAATAGCTTCCGGCTTCCGTTCCCGTATCTCTTCCACCGACTCCGAACTGCGCTTTGTGCTGGACGCCCTGGCTCAAATGGATTGGGAAAATAAACAGACGCTTATGGCCTCTTTCCTGCAAACCGACCGGGATATGCTGGAAGTGTCGGTGCTTTCTCCCGAAGGACAGGAGGTGCTTAAGGCTATAAGCCCTTTTGTCAAGGGCGGGGGGACATTGGTTTCTCACGGTTCCGAGCCCGGCTTTAAGGAACTGCGCAAGACCGGCCGGCGCGTTATAAATTTCAGCCTGGCCGGCGGGTCAAAAAAACTGATCCTTTACTACCCGTTCGGAAAACAGATGGCTCTTAGGGCGGAGCTTGATATGGCAGGCTTCATGAATTCTCTTGATCTGCGCAAGCTTGGCAGCGGCGGGTTCCCCGTGATCCTTAACTCCGAGGGCAGGGCCATTGCGTATCCGGGCGATATTGATCCCGAGGAGGTGAGAGAGGCCGGCCTTTGGCAGATTTCCAAAACCGCGCTTACTTCTCTCTCATCCGGCTCGTCCGAATTTAAGGATTCCCGCGGTAAAAAGTTTCTTGGCGCCTATGCGCCGATCCCTGAAATAGGAGGAGCGGTTATAGTCAGACAGCCGCAAGAAGTCGCTTTCCGCTACGCCAGTTTCATGCGGGAGCAGGCGCTTTATTGGGTGATCGTTTTCGTGCTGCTCGCGGTGGCCGCGGCCTGGCTGATGTCCAGGAACCTTTCAAGACCCATCACCAAATTGACGGAAGTAGCCGCCGGCGTTGCCGCCGGGGATTTTTCAAGGACCGTGACTGTTACCACCGCGGACGAACTGCGCGACCTGGCGGAAACTTTCAATAACATGGTGCGCCGCCTTAAAACCTATTCCGATATGCAGGTGGACCGCATTATCCGGGAGCAAAAAAACACTGAAGCCGTGCTTTTTTCTACGGAGGACGGCATAGTGATGATAGACAAGGAGCGTAATGTTCAGCTGGTCAACCGCCGCGCGCGTTCGGTGCTTGGGCTTAGCGCCGACGGACAGTTTGAGGGAAAAGCTCTTTTGCAGCTTATAAGCGACGCTAAAATAAAAGAGCTTATCGCCGAGGTGCTTGAGAGTAAAAAAGAGGATTTCTCAAGCGTTTTTGAAGTTGATCTGCAACATTCCAGGCGTTTTTTTAAATGCTTCGTGCGGCCCATAACCGCCCCGGGAAAAGCGGAGGAGCTCGGCACGCTGGTCGCTTTCTCCGATATCACGCTTGACAGGGAACTTGCGAGGATAAAGGACGAATTCCTTCACTCCATTACCCATGATCTGCGCAATCCCATGGGAGCCATAAAAGGTTTTATCGAATTTATGCTGAAGGAAATTCCCGGCCCGGTAAACGAGTCCCAGCGTAAAATGCTGGTGTCAATGGATAAGGCCGCGTTCAGACTGCTTGGGATGATAAATAATATTCTCGACATCGCCAAGATGGAGGCGGGTAAGATGGAACCGAAACTGACCCCCGTCAATTTAAACGAGGTCGGGCAGAGAGTTATTGAACTGATGGAGTCTTTGGGCCAGCGAAAGAATATCAAGTTCATCCTTGAGGCAAAAAAAACGGTGACGCTCACGGCCGACTCGGTCCTTATGGAGAGAATGTTTACGAACCTCATCGGAAACGCCATCAAATTCAGCCCTGAAAACGGCTCTATTACGCTGGGGCTGGAAGATGGGGACGGTCAAATAACGGCTTTTGTCCAGGATACGGGCGATGGCATTCCCCTCGAATACCTTGATAAAATATTTGAAAAATTTGAACAGGTCAAGGGCCAGAAAGCGGGCGGTACGGGCCTTGGACTTACTATCTGCAAGTACATCTCCGCCGCGCACCAGGGGCGCATCTGGGTGGAGTCTGAACCCGGCAAGGGAGCTAAATTTATTTTTACCGTGCCCAAAAATCTGACCTCCGATGATAACGGCAAAGTGTCGGTGAGGACGGAGGCCGGATGA